GTCGCATGCCAGAGATCCGATTTTAGTTATCGCGCGTTCGTTAGAAGCGGGAACATACAGAGCGCTGCGTCTTGCCTTGCCGGTCATTCTGTCCTCCAAATCGCTCCGACTATCGTAAAGAGTTGTTGCCAATGCAACTCCTATGATTGGTCGGATATTAATTTGCGTCCGAAGGCCGACATTCGCTCTAATCGGATTGCGCCAACCGCTCCAGGCCGCCGGCGAGGGCCTCGATGGTGATGCCGCTCGCGGCATCTGCGGCTCTGCCGGTCAAGTCGCCTGTTGCCAACCTGAGGCGGGGCATGATCGGCAAACAGGTTGAGGCAGGACCCCCCGCCATTGACGACGGGTCCACGGCTGCGGTGGATGGCGTTCATCGACCAGATCAAGGCGATGAGCCATTCAACAAAGGTAGCGCCTTGCGGGCCCGGCCGGTGACTGCGATCAACTGACATGGCTGGCCATGGCGCAGACAAGGTGGTTGTCGACCGATAAGGTTCCCGTCAGGCTGCTCGCGGTCTGGCCGTGATTGACGCCAGAGATAGCGATGCTGTCGGGGCGTCCATGCGAATTGCTCACTGGGCTCTTCCAGAGGCCGCGCGAGCCATCTGTCGTACGCGGTTCGTGCTATAGCCTACGCTTCACGTTCTGTGAGAGATCGTCGACCATCTTGCAGGTTCGCCCATCGCGCTTCGACCTCGGCGGATAATGCATCAATTAGGGATCGTAACTGGCCTATGCTCTCGTGCCGTCGATATAGCACTTATAACAGCTCGTGCCGTCGAGCCGACCTCGGCGAACATATCAAACTGACCTCTGGAAGGGCTTCATGCCTTGGCGGGGTCATCAGTGTTGTTTAGCCGGGGTCAAGAGCTGAGTAGCGGTTACATAAAGTTCGGATGTATTCTACATAAAGACATACGTTTTGTTTTGGAGTCGCCCGCTCGGTCGCACCGCCCGGTAAGCCACTAAGCTCAACATCGAGTTTGCGATAGCTCGCGATGTTGTCCAAGCTCGGCTCCGATTGGCGCTTCATGAAGGAACGTAAAAATTGAAGGTTCTGGAATCGATCCAAGGGGGGCTGATCGTTTCATGCCAGCCAGTACCCGGCAGCCCCTTGGACGACACGAGGTCCATTGTTGCGATGGCGCAGGCGGCGCAGGCCGGTGGCGCCCGTGCCCTGCGCATCGAAGGTACTGCCAATGTGGCCGCCGTCGTGGCGGCGTGCGGGCTTCCGGTCGTTGGAATCGTCAAGCGTGATCTCGACGAATTTCCGATCCGTATCACGCCTTTTGCAGAAGACGTGCATCATCTCGCCGAGGCCGGCGCGCACATCATCGCCGTCGATGCGACCGCTCGTCGACGCCCGGTTCCAATTGCGGAGCTTCTTTCGGAAATTCGGCGCGCAGGGCGTTTCGCGATGGCCGACCTGTCATGTGTGGCCGAGGCCGAAAACGCGCGGGCGCTGGGCTTCGACATCATCGGCACGACCTTGTCCGGCTATACGAGCGGGCCTATCCCCGAAGGCCCGGACTTGGGTCTGGTAGCCGATTGTCGGCGTCTTGGAGGGTTGGTGGTCGCGGAGGGGCGCTATAACGACACACATGCTGCGGCACGGGCGATCCAGGCCGGCGCGAGCGCGGTCTGCGTCGGTTCGGCCCTGACGCGCCTCGAACATGCGACAAACTGGTTCGCATCGGCGATCGCCGACGCTGGATCGCAAGAATCCGTCGGGCTCGCCTTCGATATCGGTGGTACGAAAACGGCGGCGGCGCTGGTGCGTGGCGGCGACCTGCTGGACCGCGTGGAGGTGCGGACCCCACCGAATGTGGGCACCGCGGAGTGGTTCGATGGCGTCGCAGGCCTCGCTGACGCCTGGCGTGGCCGCTACGATCATGCCGGCTGCGCCGTCACGGGGATTGTCGAAAACGGCTTATGGTCGGCACTGAATCCAGAGACCCTCGACATACCACGGCAAACGCCATTGCGCGCAGAACTGGAAAGTCGTCTTGGCTTGCCCGTTGCCACGTTGAACGATGCCCAGGCGTCGGCGTGGGGCGAATATGCCTGGGGCGCCGGACGCGGTCGGGACATGGCGTTCGTCACGGCTTCTTCGGGTGTCGGCGGAGGCGTCGTTCTGGATGGTCGCTTGCGGCATGGTGCAGGGGGATTTGCTGGTAGCCTGGGTCAATGGCGGGGCGTGCCGGCCGGTTCACGCCTCGAAGATCGTGCCTCCGGGTTTGCAGTCGCATCGGCAGCCTTTGCTTCAGGCAGAGAGGCTGACAGCCGGCTCGTGTTCGCCGCCGCCGATGTCGGTGATGAATGGGCGCTTAGAATCATCGACGATGCCACGCGGGCAATGGCCACGGCGCTCGTCGATCTGCAACTTCTGCTCGATCCCGAAACGGTGGTTCTCGGGGGCGGCATCGGCCTGCTGCCAAGGTTTCGCGCAAGTCTGGAAACCTTTCTCGAGGATGCGCCGGCGCGTCTTCGCCCCGACCTGCGCGCAGCGGAACTCGGCGCTGACGGTGGACTGGTTGGCGCGGCGGACTATGGGCGGCGAAAAAGCCGCCGGTAAGGGACGCAAGTCCCTCTCGACCTCGCAAATACATCTTTGAACAAACAGGGCATTGCGAGTCGTCACAAAAATGATAACGTTGTCAAAATCCAACGTCGTCGTTTGGGCGCGGGGATGGAACGGCGTCTCCAGGCTTGTTCCGCCTGCTCTCCAGCCATGCCTTTGTCCGAGATGCCGCAATGTCGAAGAGCCATTCTCCAACCCGACTTGATCCGCAGACCCGAGGCGTTCCGCTGGACCTGCCGGACATTTCTGTCGACGGCTTTTGCGCGTTGGGGCTGAGACCCGCCCATGGCGAGACGGGATTGCCGATCCTGACACTTGATGCCGGCGCCTTCGATGCCAACACCACCGCGATGATGAACTATGTGCGTGGGGTAGGCGCGAGGATCGCGCCACATGCCAAGACGCCGATGAGCCCCGCACTTGCCGCCAAGCTGGTCGCGGCCGGTGCGGATGGCTTGACGGTGGCGGATGGACGTCAGGCCGCCGTCATGCTGGCGGCGGGCTTTCGGAAGCTACTTCTGGCCAATGAGATTGGAGGGGAAGCGGCCGGCCGGCGGCTCGGAGAGCTTCTTCGGCGCTATCCAGATTGCGAAATCTCGGTCTTTGTCGACAGCCCGGCGGCCGTCTGCGCTGCAGCTGCGGCCGCGCTCGCAGCGGAGCGAACACTTGCGTGTCTTATCGAGGTCGGAACCGGCCGCGCCGGCGCGCGCAGTCGCGATGCCGCTCGCACCGTCATCGACGCGGTGGCCGACTCCAAAGGGCTCGCGCTCGGTGGCGTCGCCACCTATGAAGGTGCTGCCGTCACGGCCGACGCGGCGGAAACGCTTCTGCGGGTCGACGATCTTTGTCGTCTGGCCGGGGAGGTCCTCGGCGACGTCCGCGCTCGTAATCCGGGACAGCAGTTGGTGCTGAGCGCCGGGGGGTCCGCGTTCTTCGACCGTGTTATCGCCGTTCTCGGCCCGGTCTGCGCAGCCGATGGTGCTTGCACGCTGCTGCTGCGTAGCGGCGCTATCTTCTTCCATGATCATGGAATTTACGCGCGCGCTTTGGCGGCAATGGACGAGAGAGGCGGATTCAGCCCAGGGGCATCGGCTTCAGCCTCTTTCACGCCGTCGTTGCGCGTCTTCGCCGAAGTTCTGTCAAGGCCGGAGGCGGACCTGGCGATCTGCGGACTGGGAATGCGCGATATCTCGTTCGACCAAGGTTTGCCGCTTCCCGTCGGCCTCTATCGCGGTGGCCGATCCCTGTCGCTGCCACAGAACTCGCGGCTCGTACGCCTTAACGACCAGCATGCTTTCGTGGCGCTATCCCCCGGCAGTGATGTCGCGGTGGGAGACATCCTTGCCTTCGGACTGTCGCATCCCTGCACCGCTCTCGATCGCTGGTCTCACATCTTCGTGCTGGACGATGCCGGGGCGGTTCGCCGGGTCCTGCCAACCTTCTTCGGATGATCGCAATGGGAAACCTCAATTTCCGCCCGCTCTGGCGCTATGAGGATGCGCTGCTGGAAGGGTTGATCACGACCTTGCAATTGACCGTGATCGCCGCGGTCTTCGGCCTGTTGCTCGGCCTTGCCTGCGCTCTGGCACTGAGGCGTGCGCCAGCGCCGCTTTGTTTCCTGATCCGCGGCTATATCGAGATCATTCGGAACACGCCGCCGATCATTCAGATCTTCATCGTCTTCTTCGTTTTTCCGGGCATGGGCGTCCGGCTGCCGCCGTTCGAGGCGGCGTCGATCGCCCTTAGCCTCTATTTCGGGGCCTATGCGGCCGAGATCATCCGATCCGGTCTCGATTCGGTCCCGAAGGCACAGGTAGAGGCCGGCCACTGCCTCGGCCTCAGTGCGCCGCAGGTGTTTCTGCATGTGGTCGCCGCCCCGGCGTTGCGCAACATCTACCCCTCTCTCACGAGCCAATTCGTGCTGCTGCTGCTCGGAACATCCATCGCATCGCAGATATCGACCGAGGAATTGTTCCACACGGCGGGCGTGATCGACAGCCGAACATTCCGCAGCTTCGAGGTCTACGCCGTGGTCGCGGCAATCTACATCGTCACGGTGTCGGTGTTCCGCGTCTTTTTTGCCGCATTGGGAAGGCTCGCCTTCCGCTGGCCCACGCGCCGCTGACGGAGTCTCACCATGCGCAGCTTCTCCACGATCGATGTGATCGCCCTAACGACCGCGCTTCAGTACACTGTGCTGCTGGTGCTCCTGGCACTGGCCTTCGGCAGCCCGCTCGCCCTTCTGTTCGCGCTCCTACGCACCGCGCGGGCCGCCGTACCCCGCTGGCTGACGGCCCTGTTCCTGCAGGTGGTGCAGGGCGTGCCGCTGCTCGCGCTGCTGATGTTCTTCTATTTCGGACTGCCCGTCTTTCTCGGCGTCCAGATACCGGCGCTCGCGGCAGTCACCATTGCCTTCACCATCTATACCGCCGTCTTCCTCGGAGAGATCTGGCGCGGCGGTATCGAGGCGGTCAAGCAGACCCAATGGGAGGCTGCCGCCTCGCTGGGCATCAGCCGCTGGCAGCAATTTCGCCATGTCATCGCGCCCCAGGCGATGAAGGTGGCCCTTCCGGCCACGGTGGGATTTCTCGTGCAGCTCATCAAGGGAACTTCGCTGGCGGCAGTGGTCGGCTTCATCGAACTGACCAGGGCGGGCCAGCTGGCAAGCGCAGCCACCTTCCAGCCTTTGCTCGTCTATTCCGTCGTCGCGGCGATCTACTTCGCCATCTGCTTCCCCCTGACGCTGCTGTCACGCAACCTGGAGGCCCGCCTCAATGGCGCTCGTTGAAATCCGCAATGTCCGAAAGTCCTTCGGCAAGCTCGAAGTACTGAAGAACATCAACCTGACCGTACAAGAAGGTGAGATCGTTACGCTGATCGGTCGCTCCGGGTCGGGCAAATCGACGCTTCTGCGCTGCATAAACGCCCTCGAGGATGTCGACGGTGGAGATATCACAGTCGAGGGCCAGGCCGTTTCGGCCGGCATGAAGGGCCTCAAGGAAATGCGCCAGCGCGTCGGCATCGTTTTCCAGGCATTCAACCTGTTTCCGCATCTCAAGGTCGAGCGCAACGTCACGCTGGCGCCCACGCTGACGGGGCGCGTCAGTCGAAGGTCGGCTCGCGACCTAGCGCTCGAGTGCCTTCGCAAGGTCGGCCTGGAAGACAAGATCGACTCATATCCCGAGCAGTTGTCGGGCGGCCAGCAGCAGCGTGTCGCCATCGCGCGGTGTCTGGCGATGGCCCCGCACCTGATGCTTTTCGACGAAGTGACGTCGGCCCTCGACCCGGAACTGGTCGGCGAGGTGCTGAAGGTCATGGAGGACATGGCCCGACAGGGAATGACCATGATCCTCGTGACGCATGAAATGGGGTTTGCCCGCAATGTCGCGAGCAAGATCGTCTTCATGCACCAGGGCGAAATCTGGGAAGAGGGTCCGCCCGAACAGATTTTCGCCAACCCTCGCACAGCCGAGCTCAAGGCCTTTATCGGCTCGACCCGGCATTGATGTAACCCTACCGAAAGGTATGACAATGCGTGTCATCACTGCATTCCTGGCCGCTGCGGCCAGTTTCGCCATCCTGTCGTCGCCCGTGGACGCACGGGCCGACAAGCTGCAGGATATCCTGAATGCCGGAACGGTACGGGTCGGTGTCCTGCTGGACGTTCCACCTTGGGGCTTCAACGATGCGCCGGGCACGCCGACGGGACTGGATGTCGAGGTGGCCGGGCTTCTGGCCGAAGAACTCGGCGTCGATCTCGAACTCGTGCAGTTGACGGGAACGAACCG
This genomic window from Aureimonas sp. OT7 contains:
- a CDS encoding putative N-acetylmannosamine-6-phosphate 2-epimerase, whose protein sequence is MKVLESIQGGLIVSCQPVPGSPLDDTRSIVAMAQAAQAGGARALRIEGTANVAAVVAACGLPVVGIVKRDLDEFPIRITPFAEDVHHLAEAGAHIIAVDATARRRPVPIAELLSEIRRAGRFAMADLSCVAEAENARALGFDIIGTTLSGYTSGPIPEGPDLGLVADCRRLGGLVVAEGRYNDTHAAARAIQAGASAVCVGSALTRLEHATNWFASAIADAGSQESVGLAFDIGGTKTAAALVRGGDLLDRVEVRTPPNVGTAEWFDGVAGLADAWRGRYDHAGCAVTGIVENGLWSALNPETLDIPRQTPLRAELESRLGLPVATLNDAQASAWGEYAWGAGRGRDMAFVTASSGVGGGVVLDGRLRHGAGGFAGSLGQWRGVPAGSRLEDRASGFAVASAAFASGREADSRLVFAAADVGDEWALRIIDDATRAMATALVDLQLLLDPETVVLGGGIGLLPRFRASLETFLEDAPARLRPDLRAAELGADGGLVGAADYGRRKSRR
- a CDS encoding alanine racemase, with the translated sequence MPILTLDAGAFDANTTAMMNYVRGVGARIAPHAKTPMSPALAAKLVAAGADGLTVADGRQAAVMLAAGFRKLLLANEIGGEAAGRRLGELLRRYPDCEISVFVDSPAAVCAAAAAALAAERTLACLIEVGTGRAGARSRDAARTVIDAVADSKGLALGGVATYEGAAVTADAAETLLRVDDLCRLAGEVLGDVRARNPGQQLVLSAGGSAFFDRVIAVLGPVCAADGACTLLLRSGAIFFHDHGIYARALAAMDERGGFSPGASASASFTPSLRVFAEVLSRPEADLAICGLGMRDISFDQGLPLPVGLYRGGRSLSLPQNSRLVRLNDQHAFVALSPGSDVAVGDILAFGLSHPCTALDRWSHIFVLDDAGAVRRVLPTFFG
- a CDS encoding amino acid ABC transporter permease, with product MGNLNFRPLWRYEDALLEGLITTLQLTVIAAVFGLLLGLACALALRRAPAPLCFLIRGYIEIIRNTPPIIQIFIVFFVFPGMGVRLPPFEAASIALSLYFGAYAAEIIRSGLDSVPKAQVEAGHCLGLSAPQVFLHVVAAPALRNIYPSLTSQFVLLLLGTSIASQISTEELFHTAGVIDSRTFRSFEVYAVVAAIYIVTVSVFRVFFAALGRLAFRWPTRR
- a CDS encoding amino acid ABC transporter permease, which translates into the protein MRSFSTIDVIALTTALQYTVLLVLLALAFGSPLALLFALLRTARAAVPRWLTALFLQVVQGVPLLALLMFFYFGLPVFLGVQIPALAAVTIAFTIYTAVFLGEIWRGGIEAVKQTQWEAAASLGISRWQQFRHVIAPQAMKVALPATVGFLVQLIKGTSLAAVVGFIELTRAGQLASAATFQPLLVYSVVAAIYFAICFPLTLLSRNLEARLNGAR
- a CDS encoding amino acid ABC transporter ATP-binding protein, which translates into the protein MALVEIRNVRKSFGKLEVLKNINLTVQEGEIVTLIGRSGSGKSTLLRCINALEDVDGGDITVEGQAVSAGMKGLKEMRQRVGIVFQAFNLFPHLKVERNVTLAPTLTGRVSRRSARDLALECLRKVGLEDKIDSYPEQLSGGQQQRVAIARCLAMAPHLMLFDEVTSALDPELVGEVLKVMEDMARQGMTMILVTHEMGFARNVASKIVFMHQGEIWEEGPPEQIFANPRTAELKAFIGSTRH